The sequence CCGGCAAGGCCGACCTTGTTGAACAGGAACGCCACCTTGGCTCCGCTGGCTGCGAGGCGGATATCAGAGGCCATGGCGATGATCGCGCCCGCACCGGCGCAGATGCCCTCGACCGCGGCCACGATCGGCTGCGGGCAGGCCCGCATCGCCTTGACGAGGTCGCCCGTCATGCGCGTGAAGGCCGTCAGCCCCTTGGTGTCCATCTTCACGAGCGGGCCGATGATCTCGAACACGTCGCCGCCGGACGAGAAATTGCCGCCGGCGCCGGTGACGACGATGGTCTTGACCGCATCGTCGAAGGCGCAGGCGCGGAAGAAATCGGTCAGCTCCCGGTAGCTTTCGAAGGTGAGCGGATTCTTCCGCTCGGGACGATTGAGCGTGACTGTCGCGACGCCCTCGACCACGGCCAGCAGGAAATGCTGCGGTGAATAATCAGCGAGCGGCACGGTGACGGGATTGGCTGGTCTGCTCATGCGATCTCCTTGGATGTCTTGATCCGGGCCTGCATTGCCATGTTAGATTTCACCGCCCGCAACCGCGATCGCCTGCCCGGTGATCGCGCTGGCGCCCTCGCCGCACAGCCAGAGCACCGCGTCGGCCACCTCCTGCGGCGTGATTAGTTTTCCTTGCGGATTGTGCTTCGCGAGCTCGGCGATCGCCTGCTCGCGGGTTCGGCCGGTCTTCTTCATGATGTTGTCGATGCTGCCGGCGACCAGATCGGTGTCGGTGAAACCGGGACACACCGCATTCACGGTCACATGGCTTCCGGCCATTTCGAGGGCAAGGGAACGCACGAGGCCGACAACGGCATGCTTCGCGGCGACGTAGGCGCTGACATAGGCATAGCCCTTGAGCCCGGCGGTGGACGCCACCGCGACAATGCGGCCGTAGGGACGATCCTTCATGCCTGGCAGCACAGCCTGGACGGCATGCACGACGCCCATGAAATTGACATCCATCATCCGGCTGAAGAGCGCGCTGTCCGATTTCGCGAACGGCGCCGATTCAGCGCTGCCTGCATTGGCAATCAGGATGTCGATCGGCTTGCGCGCACTCGCTTCAAGGATGGCGGCCTTCACCGACGCCTCATCAGAGACATCGGCAACGGCCGCAGAATGTGCGGCGCCCGCATCGACGGTCTCGGCAAGGCTCGCCGCATTCCGGCCGAGCACGGTAACGGTGGCGCCCGCATCGACGAGAGAGGCAGCTATCGCGCGGCCGATGCCGCGACCGCCACCGGTCACCAGCGCGTGCGGCGAATGCGGCAATCCGGACATGCGCTGGCTCCCTGGGATGCAGATCGTTTCCTCGATATATTTTAACCTTCAAATTTTTGCAACGAAAGCACTGATCGACTCGGCGAGAGCCGGCACAGTGCCCGGCCCGAAAATTGCTTTAAGCCTAAAATTATCACTTCCCATCGCCCGCAAGCCTGTTAGCATCAAGGGGCCAAGCAAAAGGATGTCGCGTGTCGCAGCCTTCGCCAATGATAACAAAAGACGGACGCTTCGCCTACGAAGCCGCGGGCGATCCGGGCGCAACACCTTTGATCTTCCTGCATGGTATTGGCGGCGCGGCGCGGGCTTGGCGGCGTCAGCTTGCCACATTCGACACCCGCTTCCGCGCCATCGCATGGGATATGCCGGGCTATGGCGGTTCGGCGCCGCTCGCCAGCGTCAGCATCGCTGCCCTGGCGGATGCGCTCCAGCAATTCATCGATCAGCTTGGTGCAAGCAGGCCTGTGCTGGTCGGTCATTCGATCGGCGGCATGATCGTCCAGAAATGGCTGGTGCAGTCACCGAAACTGGCGCGCGCGGTCGTCCTGGCGCAGACCAGCCCGGCTTTTGGCAAGGCCGATGGTGACTGGCAGAAATCGTTCATTGCGGCCCGCCTCGGGCCGCTCGATCGCGGCGAGACGATGAAGTCGCTGGCGCCTTCGCTGGTGACGGAGCTGGTCGGCGACGATCCGGATCCAAGGGGAATGGACCTTGCGCGCGAGTGCATGGCAAGCGTGCCGGAGGCAAGCTATCGCGCCATGATGTTGGCATTGATGGGGTTCGATCAGCGCAGCACGCTCAAGGATATTTCCATCCCGACGCTGCTGCTGTCGGGCTCCAAAGACAACAACGCGCCTGCGCCGATGATGGCGAAGACGGCGACCTACATCCCGGCAGCCGAATATGTCGAGCTTGCCGGCGTCGGCCATCTCGCCAATCTCGAACGCCCTGACGCCTTCGACGAGGCCCTTGGGCGGTTCCTGAACTCTCTCGCGAACAAAGCGTAAGGTGACCGCGCAATGACCATGCAAGTCAGCAAGACCATGAGCACGACCGAGAAGGTTGCGCTGGATGCGCCGATCTTCGATCCCGTGGCATTCCGCCTGAGCGACGAGCAAGCCGGGATCATCGCGCGCGCCCGCGAGATCGGCCAGAGCGTGTTCGCGGGCCGCGCCGCCACGTACGATCGCGAAGCGATCTTTCCGACCGAGAACTATCGCGATCTGCATCGCGTCGGCCTGCTCGGTATTGCCGTTCCCAAGAGGCACGGCGGCCTCGGCGCCGACTACCAGACCTATGCTTTGGCGGCGGCCGAGATCGGCCGCTATTGCGGCGCGACCGCGCTGACCTGGAATATGCACGTCTGCTCGACCCTGTGGTCGGGTCCCCTCGCCGACGATCTCGACATGGACGCGGACACCCGCGCCGAGCACGAGCGGCGGCGCGCGGTTCACTACAAGCGCATCGTCGAGGACGGCGCGATCTATTCGCAGCCGTTCTCCGAAGGCGGTGCGGCGGCCGCGGGCGGAGTCGCATTCGGCACGGAGGCAAGGCCGGTCGATGGTGGCTGGATCGTCAACGGCAAGAAGATCTTTGCCTCGCTCTCGGGCCACGCCGACTATTATGGCGTGCTCTGCACCGAGATCGAGGAAGGCGAGAAGGCCTCGCGCCGCAACACGCTTTATTTGGCTATCTCGGCCAAGTCGAACGGCGTCTCGGTCGTCGGCGACTGGGATCCGCTCGGCATGCGCGGAACAGTGTCGCGAACGCTCCTGTTCAAGGACGTGTTCGTGCCGGAGGATGCGGCGCTGATGCCGCGCGGCGTCTATTTCCAGGCCGCGATGCGGTGGCCCCACATGTTCCTGACGCTGTCGCCGACCTATATGGGCCTCGCACAAGCCGCCTACGACTTCACCGTGCGCTATCTGCGCGGCGAGGTGCCAGGGATGCCGCCGGTCAAGCGCAGGATGTATCCCACCAAGCAGATCGCGGTGGCGCAGATGCAGATCAAGCTGGAGCAGATCAAGGCGATCTGGTTTCAGGCTGTGACCGAAGCCCGCGCCAATCCGAGCAAGGAACAGGTTCTGCGGGCCTATGCCGCACAATATTCGGTGATGGAGGGTGCCAACGAGCTCGCCGCGCTCGCCATCCGCACTTGCGGCGGCCAAGCCATGCTGCGGTCACTGCCATTGGAGCGGATCTACCGCGACAGCCGCTGCGGCTCGCTGATGCTGCCCTGGACCGCCGAACTCTGCCTCGACCGCATCGGGCGCGAGGCACTTTACGAGGCTGGCGAGACGGACGACTGATTGTGGACCTCTGTAGTCTGATCGATCGCAACGCGGCGTTTTCGCCAGACAAGACCGCCATTGCCTTCGAGGGGGAACGGCTGAGCTATGCGGCGTTCGCCGCGCGCATCGAACGGACCGCCACCGCCCTGAAGCAAGAGCTGGGCGTCGGCCGCGGCGACCGTGTCGCGATCCTGAGCCTGAACCGGCCCGACTACCTGGTTCTGCTGTACGCCTGCGCGCGGCTGGGGGCGATGCTGGTGCCGCTGAACTGGCGGCTGGCCGTGGCCGAGCAGCTGTTCATTCTGAGCGATGCCGGCGCCAAGGTCCTGGTGCTCGAACAGGCATTTGAAGGCGTGCTCACCGAACTTGAAAGGACCGCGCCTGAGACATCCGTCGTCGGCCTCGATTTCGCCCCACCGCGCGGCGCGACATTCGAAAACCTGTTGGCTTGCAGCGAGGGCAGCGGCCGCAACCCGCACACTGACCTCTCCTGCCCGCTCCTCATCGTTTACACCTCGGGAACGACGGGGCGGCCGAAGGGCGCGGTGCTGCGGCAGGAGGCGCTGTTCTGGAACGGCGTCATGAGCCAGCACATGCACAACATGACCTCGGACGATCATGTGCTGACGGTGCTGCCGTTCTTCCACGTCGGCGGCCTCAACATCCAGACCACGCCTGCGCTGCAGCTGGGCGCAACCGTCACGATCCACGCGCGGTTTGCGCCGGACACGGCGCTCGCGGCGATCGAACAGAAGCGGCCGACGCTGACGGTGATGGTGCCGGCGATCATCCATGCCGTGAGCGAGCATCCTGGCTGGGCAGTGGCCGATCTCTCATCACTGAAGGCCGTCGCGACAGGCTCGACCATCGTACCGCCGCACCTGATCGATCGTTTCACCGCGCGCGGCGTTCCCGTGCTTCAGGTCTACGGCTCCACCGAAACCTGCCCTATCGCAGTCTACACCCGCCTCGGCGGCGATCTCTCACGGGTTGGATCGACCGGACTCGCCGGCCTGTACTGCGAGGCGAAAGTCATTGACCAGATCGGCAACGAGGTGCCGGCGGGCACACCGGGAGAGATCGCGGTGCGCGGCGCCAACGTCTTCTTCGAATATTGGGGCAACGAGGCCGCCACGCGCGATGCGCTTCACGACGGCTGGTATCGGACCGGCGATATCGGCCTGTGCGATGCCGACGGCTATTTCTGGGTGCGCGACCGCAAGAAGAATCTGATCATTTCCGGCGGCGAGAATGTTTATCCGGCGGAGGTCGAGCGCGTCCTGCTCGAACATCCCGATGTCAGCGAATGCGCCGTGATCGGCCGGCTGGACCCGCGCTGGGACGAAGTCCCCATCGCCTATGTGATCCCGCGATCCGGCGCGCGGCTCGAAGCGCATGAGCTCAGAACGCACGCCCAGGCGCAGCTCGCGCGCTACAAAGTTCCACGCGAGATCGTCTTCGTCACCGACATGCCGCGCACGGCGCTGGGCAAGGTCCAGCATTTCCTGCTGAAGCAGCTTGATGCGCAGTCGCGCGTGCAAGGAGAAGCGTCTTGAAGATTGCAGTTCTGGGTGGGGGAAACGGCTCGTTCGCGGCCGCGGGCGATTTTGCGCTGTCGGGGCATGAGGTCCGGCTGTGGCGCCGCGATGCCGATCAGGTTGCTGCGCATCGCGCTGCCGGTGCGCGCATCCTGGTCAAGGATCACGACGGTCGCCACGACGTGAAGCTCGCGCTGGTCACGACCGACATCGCTGACGCGGTTCGCGGCGTCGAACTGATCCTTTGCCCTGCGCCGGCCTTCGCACAGCCGGACATTGCCCGCCTGCTCGCTCCGCATCTGCGGGACGGCCAGGTCATCTTTCTGCCGCCGGCGACGTTCGGCTCGATGATCTTCGCCCAGGCGGCCCGGGATGCCGGCAACGCTGCCAAGGCGAGCTTCGCCGAGACCGGCACGCTGCCCTGGCTGACGCGCAAGCACGGGCCGTTCGAGGTCGCGATCACCATCCGCGCCAAGCGACTGCCGGTCGGTGTGTTCCCGCTCGATCAGGCACCGCATGCGCTCGAAGTGATCGGACGCGCTTTTCCCGACGTGATCGAAGCCTGCGGGGACGCGCTGTCAGGGGCGCTGATGAATGCAGGTCCCATCATCCATCCGCCCTTGATCGTGATGAACGCCGGTCCGATCGAACATTTCGAGCGCTGGGACATTCACAAGGAAGGCACGCAAGCCGCAATCCGCCGGGTCACCGA comes from Bradyrhizobium sp. CCGE-LA001 and encodes:
- a CDS encoding NAD/NADP-dependent octopine/nopaline dehydrogenase family protein, giving the protein MKIAVLGGGNGSFAAAGDFALSGHEVRLWRRDADQVAAHRAAGARILVKDHDGRHDVKLALVTTDIADAVRGVELILCPAPAFAQPDIARLLAPHLRDGQVIFLPPATFGSMIFAQAARDAGNAAKASFAETGTLPWLTRKHGPFEVAITIRAKRLPVGVFPLDQAPHALEVIGRAFPDVIEACGDALSGALMNAGPIIHPPLIVMNAGPIEHFERWDIHKEGTQAAIRRVTDALDAERIAVRDALGYGAPHFPLAHHYAREGEIWMYGRGSHDRLTDSGDWRERIVLTEHRYMREDLRLGLSLLVSVAGLAGVDTPLAKAFLSIGSAICGEDFARGGRTLETLGLDNLGKAELLTLLRNGF
- a CDS encoding enoyl-CoA hydratase family protein, yielding MSRPANPVTVPLADYSPQHFLLAVVEGVATVTLNRPERKNPLTFESYRELTDFFRACAFDDAVKTIVVTGAGGNFSSGGDVFEIIGPLVKMDTKGLTAFTRMTGDLVKAMRACPQPIVAAVEGICAGAGAIIAMASDIRLAASGAKVAFLFNKVGLAGCDMGACVILPRIIGQSRASELLYTGRFMTAEEGERWGFFSRLVTPEQLLLQAQVLAKQIAEGPTFANTMTKRMLAMEWAMSVEEAIEAEAVAQALCMTTADFERAFEAFANKVKPVFRGD
- a CDS encoding alpha/beta fold hydrolase produces the protein MSQPSPMITKDGRFAYEAAGDPGATPLIFLHGIGGAARAWRRQLATFDTRFRAIAWDMPGYGGSAPLASVSIAALADALQQFIDQLGASRPVLVGHSIGGMIVQKWLVQSPKLARAVVLAQTSPAFGKADGDWQKSFIAARLGPLDRGETMKSLAPSLVTELVGDDPDPRGMDLARECMASVPEASYRAMMLALMGFDQRSTLKDISIPTLLLSGSKDNNAPAPMMAKTATYIPAAEYVELAGVGHLANLERPDAFDEALGRFLNSLANKA
- a CDS encoding class I adenylate-forming enzyme family protein; this translates as MDLCSLIDRNAAFSPDKTAIAFEGERLSYAAFAARIERTATALKQELGVGRGDRVAILSLNRPDYLVLLYACARLGAMLVPLNWRLAVAEQLFILSDAGAKVLVLEQAFEGVLTELERTAPETSVVGLDFAPPRGATFENLLACSEGSGRNPHTDLSCPLLIVYTSGTTGRPKGAVLRQEALFWNGVMSQHMHNMTSDDHVLTVLPFFHVGGLNIQTTPALQLGATVTIHARFAPDTALAAIEQKRPTLTVMVPAIIHAVSEHPGWAVADLSSLKAVATGSTIVPPHLIDRFTARGVPVLQVYGSTETCPIAVYTRLGGDLSRVGSTGLAGLYCEAKVIDQIGNEVPAGTPGEIAVRGANVFFEYWGNEAATRDALHDGWYRTGDIGLCDADGYFWVRDRKKNLIISGGENVYPAEVERVLLEHPDVSECAVIGRLDPRWDEVPIAYVIPRSGARLEAHELRTHAQAQLARYKVPREIVFVTDMPRTALGKVQHFLLKQLDAQSRVQGEAS
- a CDS encoding acyl-CoA dehydrogenase family protein, with the protein product MTMQVSKTMSTTEKVALDAPIFDPVAFRLSDEQAGIIARAREIGQSVFAGRAATYDREAIFPTENYRDLHRVGLLGIAVPKRHGGLGADYQTYALAAAEIGRYCGATALTWNMHVCSTLWSGPLADDLDMDADTRAEHERRRAVHYKRIVEDGAIYSQPFSEGGAAAAGGVAFGTEARPVDGGWIVNGKKIFASLSGHADYYGVLCTEIEEGEKASRRNTLYLAISAKSNGVSVVGDWDPLGMRGTVSRTLLFKDVFVPEDAALMPRGVYFQAAMRWPHMFLTLSPTYMGLAQAAYDFTVRYLRGEVPGMPPVKRRMYPTKQIAVAQMQIKLEQIKAIWFQAVTEARANPSKEQVLRAYAAQYSVMEGANELAALAIRTCGGQAMLRSLPLERIYRDSRCGSLMLPWTAELCLDRIGREALYEAGETDD
- a CDS encoding SDR family NAD(P)-dependent oxidoreductase, with translation MSGLPHSPHALVTGGGRGIGRAIAASLVDAGATVTVLGRNAASLAETVDAGAAHSAAVADVSDEASVKAAILEASARKPIDILIANAGSAESAPFAKSDSALFSRMMDVNFMGVVHAVQAVLPGMKDRPYGRIVAVASTAGLKGYAYVSAYVAAKHAVVGLVRSLALEMAGSHVTVNAVCPGFTDTDLVAGSIDNIMKKTGRTREQAIAELAKHNPQGKLITPQEVADAVLWLCGEGASAITGQAIAVAGGEI